In Nitrospirota bacterium, one DNA window encodes the following:
- a CDS encoding MFS transporter, whose product MKNKRQILSWCLYDFANSSYSAVIAAVIFPVYFVKVIAETPAEGDLWWGRAVSLSMLIVALTSPVVGGISDYAGMRKRLLMAYSLVCVIAVAFLFFIEKGMVFEAFLLIIIANIAMEGSLVFYNSYLPDIAPKDHQGRVSGWGFGLGYAGSVLALLISLLFIKSGVIRFSWPMVSIFYLLFALPAFYFLPPDRPSGSPRKSALDGIRKTLRLLRDVLRIKKVRRFLLAYWLYKDGVNTIIVFSGIYASVTLAFTGSELVFLYLLVQVTAMIGSIALSTPTDRWGAKKVVVLSLLLWIAVTVCAYLVEDKRFFWGIATMAGLGLGSVQAASRALFSGFIPPGMEGEYFGVYAFAGKTSAIIGPVLFGIISSAAGSQRPAVLSVLVLFILGLAILSSVKAR is encoded by the coding sequence ATGAAAAACAAACGTCAGATACTAAGCTGGTGTCTTTATGACTTTGCCAACTCCTCATATTCTGCGGTGATTGCTGCAGTAATCTTTCCGGTCTATTTTGTGAAGGTGATTGCTGAAACCCCGGCAGAGGGTGACCTCTGGTGGGGAAGGGCGGTCTCTCTCAGTATGCTGATAGTGGCTCTTACTTCTCCTGTTGTTGGTGGTATATCTGATTATGCGGGCATGAGAAAACGTCTGCTAATGGCTTATTCCCTTGTTTGTGTGATTGCTGTTGCGTTTTTGTTCTTTATTGAAAAGGGTATGGTTTTTGAGGCCTTTTTGCTTATCATCATTGCAAATATTGCTATGGAAGGTTCTCTCGTCTTTTATAACTCCTATCTGCCTGATATTGCGCCAAAAGACCACCAGGGAAGGGTTTCGGGATGGGGGTTTGGCCTTGGTTACGCGGGTTCGGTACTTGCTCTCCTGATATCCCTGCTGTTTATAAAAAGTGGGGTGATTCGTTTTTCATGGCCAATGGTATCGATTTTCTATCTCCTCTTTGCCTTGCCCGCATTTTATTTTCTGCCTCCGGACAGGCCATCAGGGTCACCCCGAAAGTCAGCACTTGATGGGATAAGGAAGACCCTGAGATTATTGAGAGATGTTCTGCGAATTAAAAAAGTGAGGAGATTCCTCCTTGCTTACTGGCTCTATAAGGATGGAGTTAATACGATTATTGTGTTTTCAGGTATTTATGCATCGGTTACACTCGCCTTTACTGGTTCCGAACTCGTTTTTCTGTATCTCCTTGTGCAGGTTACTGCAATGATTGGCTCAATCGCCCTTTCAACTCCCACTGACAGGTGGGGGGCAAAGAAGGTGGTTGTCCTCTCACTTTTACTCTGGATTGCAGTTACAGTGTGTGCATACCTTGTGGAAGACAAGCGATTCTTCTGGGGCATAGCCACGATGGCCGGCCTGGGGCTTGGAAGTGTACAGGCTGCGTCAAGGGCCCTTTTTTCGGGGTTCATACCTCCGGGTATGGAGGGGGAATATTTTGGTGTTTATGCCTTTGCAGGAAAGACATCAGCGATAATCGGGCCGGTGCTTTTTGGCATAATTTCATCTGCTGCAGGAAGTCAGAGGCCTGCGGTGCTTTCAGTGCTTGTCCTGTTTATCCTGGGACTGGCCATTCTCTCTTCAGTGAAGGCCCGCTGA
- a CDS encoding ATP-binding protein — protein sequence MQIESIIKSSKSMDDAIELIKKHQNKEGITYAIFQDGISISSKGDISGAKEIKERNKLVKTRVGGTRGYAYRFAYLPWGWDIVLLSSPVMPGSVEAANNIMISGISFAAVLFIIGIMAVVNRNLKVPLDKLIRKLRKGQPLTHTGVKEFDFLVDAINGAFDSEKEQRLKTEILHRAAVALNESMSLDDTLKTILDAARGLIFADYAAIALFNEKGEFSKIISNGIDTEEIRQRVGMYPEGKGILRMMQLSLTPVRIDDVTKHGAFSGRLPDGHPSIRNFLGYPIFSSKGFPLGSIYFANKATGSFTEEDERFLMAIASDAAVAIQRVSATEELRRFKKIIDSAFDIITFTDEEGHIIYVNRAFEELTGYMKSEMSGKGLFALNKGIYNENFYSDIFNSIRSGNPWRGELINRKKNGEEFIVSSVIFPIHSDSGRTINFVSIQRDITEEKKLYAQLLRAQKMEAIGTLAGGIAHDFNNILTAVLGYAEVIKHKISKDDQIYKGIDIIEKSAQQGAALAGRILGITRKEKLELKVVDINAIIRETFDILNRSIPKEINIELNLRDGIPPIKADPTQIQQVIMNLAINAKDAMPDGGTLRIETDRVGRENGAANGIASDSDGGFVKLAVSDTGAGMDNDLQSRVFDPFFTTKDTGKGTGLGLYIIHSIVTNHGGYINLYSEPGRGTRFNMYFPVCRGEVKDSESFAEEELTGSGTILVIDDDQNIRELGKDLLASLGYTVITAAKGMEGITLFRERKEEIVIVLLDMIMPGMSGSEVFQSLQSIDPDVNVILCSGYSHEGLAGIKELLDSGVKGFVQKPFTRKTIARALKQILS from the coding sequence TTGCAGATCGAGTCAATTATCAAATCATCGAAAAGCATGGATGATGCCATAGAATTGATAAAAAAACATCAAAATAAGGAAGGTATCACATATGCAATATTTCAGGATGGCATATCCATTTCAAGTAAAGGCGACATATCCGGAGCAAAGGAGATCAAGGAGAGAAATAAACTTGTGAAAACCAGAGTTGGAGGTACGAGAGGTTATGCTTACCGATTCGCTTATCTCCCGTGGGGATGGGATATCGTTCTGCTTAGTTCACCCGTGATGCCGGGTTCTGTTGAGGCAGCCAATAATATAATGATATCAGGTATAAGTTTTGCCGCCGTTCTCTTCATTATCGGGATAATGGCGGTAGTGAACAGGAACCTGAAGGTGCCCCTTGACAAACTTATCCGGAAACTGAGAAAAGGTCAACCCCTTACGCATACGGGAGTGAAGGAGTTTGACTTTCTCGTGGATGCGATAAACGGGGCATTTGATTCAGAGAAGGAACAACGCTTAAAGACAGAGATACTTCACAGGGCTGCTGTAGCGCTTAATGAGTCCATGTCCCTTGATGACACACTCAAGACAATACTTGATGCGGCAAGGGGATTGATTTTTGCCGACTATGCTGCAATTGCCCTCTTTAATGAGAAGGGGGAATTCTCGAAGATCATTTCCAATGGCATTGATACAGAGGAGATACGACAGAGGGTTGGGATGTATCCCGAGGGGAAGGGGATTTTAAGGATGATGCAACTGAGTCTTACGCCGGTCAGAATAGATGATGTAACGAAACACGGGGCCTTTTCAGGGCGTCTGCCCGACGGCCATCCTTCAATAAGAAATTTCCTTGGTTATCCAATATTTTCAAGTAAGGGTTTCCCGCTTGGCTCTATTTATTTTGCAAACAAGGCTACGGGTTCCTTTACCGAAGAGGACGAAAGGTTTCTTATGGCAATTGCCTCTGATGCGGCCGTTGCTATTCAGCGCGTATCTGCAACAGAGGAGTTAAGGAGATTTAAAAAGATTATAGACTCTGCCTTTGATATTATCACCTTTACTGATGAAGAGGGGCATATTATTTATGTGAACAGGGCATTTGAGGAGCTGACGGGTTACATGAAGTCCGAGATGTCAGGGAAGGGGTTGTTCGCTCTGAATAAAGGAATATACAATGAAAATTTTTATTCAGATATATTCAACAGCATAAGGTCCGGAAATCCCTGGAGGGGTGAACTGATTAACAGAAAGAAAAACGGTGAGGAATTTATTGTCTCTTCAGTTATTTTTCCCATCCACTCCGACAGTGGCAGAACTATCAACTTTGTCTCCATTCAGAGGGATATAACAGAGGAAAAGAAGCTGTATGCGCAATTGCTCAGGGCTCAGAAAATGGAGGCAATAGGGACACTTGCCGGGGGTATTGCCCATGACTTTAACAACATACTCACTGCTGTTCTTGGTTATGCGGAGGTTATCAAGCACAAAATCAGCAAGGATGACCAGATATATAAGGGGATTGACATTATTGAAAAATCGGCACAGCAGGGGGCAGCCCTTGCCGGCAGGATACTGGGTATAACAAGGAAGGAAAAACTTGAGTTGAAGGTAGTGGACATTAATGCAATTATTAGAGAGACGTTTGACATATTAAACAGGAGCATACCCAAAGAGATTAACATCGAACTGAATCTCAGGGACGGAATACCACCGATAAAAGCTGACCCTACGCAGATTCAGCAGGTAATCATGAATCTTGCCATCAATGCCAAAGACGCCATGCCTGATGGTGGAACATTAAGGATAGAAACGGACAGGGTCGGCAGGGAAAACGGGGCTGCAAACGGAATTGCCTCAGATTCAGATGGCGGTTTTGTAAAGCTTGCTGTATCCGATACAGGAGCGGGAATGGATAATGATCTCCAGAGCAGGGTATTTGATCCTTTTTTTACAACCAAGGATACCGGAAAGGGGACGGGGCTTGGTCTCTATATAATCCATTCAATAGTTACAAACCATGGTGGTTATATTAATCTTTATTCCGAGCCCGGCAGGGGGACGAGATTCAATATGTATTTCCCTGTGTGCAGGGGGGAGGTTAAAGATTCCGAGAGCTTTGCGGAAGAGGAGTTGACCGGCAGTGGAACGATACTCGTGATAGATGATGATCAGAATATCCGAGAGCTTGGAAAGGATCTGCTGGCGTCCCTTGGCTATACGGTTATTACGGCGGCTAAGGGTATGGAGGGAATTACTCTTTTCAGGGAAAGAAAGGAGGAAATAGTGATAGTCCTCCTTGATATGATTATGCCGGGGATGAGCGGCTCCGAGGTTTTCCAGAGTCTGCAGTCCATAGACCCTGATGTAAATGTCATTCTCTGCTCCGGCTACAGTCATGAGGGTCTGGCAGGCATTAAGGAGCTGCTTGACAGCGGTGTGAAAGGTTTTGTGCAGAAACCATTTACCAGAAAGACCATAGCAAGGGCATTGAAACAGATACTCTCCTGA
- a CDS encoding cobyrinate a,c-diamide synthase, which produces MMKGFLIGAVHSGAGKTTVSIGVMAALMKRGLRVQPFKVGPDFIDPGLHGLVSGSKSYNLDIWMAGGDYVRVLFADKCAGADVAVVEGVMGLYDGGVSSSASLSVVLGLPVILLVDARSMAESAGAVVKGFRDYQQGLRVSGVIFNRVSSQRHRELIKKGMESVEGVEIIGFLPSEEAVAIPQRHLGLYTADEIPLEKSGTERLAAFIEANLDLDKLLTLTDYKIPETDMRNTEVKKSLDAMRIAIARDRAFSFYYEDFLETLRAQGAELVFFSPLSDKVLPEGINILCLGGGYPELYADRLSENSSMREAIRQWCLSGGRTYAECGGLMYLTEGISDFEDNFYPMAGVFPTRATMRKKRMRLGYREILLLEDSIAGEKGTRVRGHEFHYSDIDPMPENIERIYRVAYPPGIETRGGYRYLNTLGSYVHLYLGGRGFYSG; this is translated from the coding sequence ATGATGAAGGGATTTCTGATTGGTGCTGTACACAGCGGTGCAGGCAAGACCACGGTATCTATCGGAGTGATGGCCGCCCTGATGAAGCGGGGACTGAGGGTGCAGCCCTTTAAAGTGGGGCCGGATTTTATAGACCCGGGACTGCACGGCCTTGTTAGCGGCAGTAAATCCTACAACCTCGATATCTGGATGGCTGGAGGTGATTACGTCAGGGTCCTCTTTGCGGATAAATGCGCAGGCGCTGATGTTGCCGTTGTTGAGGGGGTAATGGGGCTTTATGATGGCGGCGTAAGCTCTTCTGCCTCGCTTTCAGTGGTACTCGGGCTCCCTGTTATATTGCTCGTAGATGCCCGTTCAATGGCTGAGTCTGCAGGGGCTGTGGTAAAAGGGTTCCGGGATTATCAGCAGGGTCTCAGGGTTTCAGGTGTCATTTTTAACAGGGTATCAAGCCAGAGGCACAGGGAACTGATAAAGAAAGGGATGGAGAGTGTGGAAGGCGTGGAGATAATTGGATTTCTCCCCTCTGAGGAAGCAGTTGCAATTCCACAGAGACACCTGGGGCTTTATACTGCAGATGAGATTCCGCTGGAAAAATCAGGGACAGAGAGGCTTGCTGCATTCATTGAAGCAAATCTGGACCTGGATAAACTCCTCACCCTGACTGACTATAAAATACCTGAAACTGACATGAGGAACACAGAGGTAAAAAAATCACTTGATGCGATGAGGATAGCCATTGCAAGAGACAGGGCGTTCTCTTTTTATTACGAGGATTTTCTGGAGACCCTCAGGGCTCAGGGGGCTGAGCTTGTTTTCTTCAGTCCACTCAGTGACAAGGTGCTTCCAGAGGGGATTAATATACTCTGTCTTGGAGGCGGGTATCCTGAACTTTATGCCGACAGGCTTTCAGAAAATTCCTCGATGAGGGAGGCTATAAGGCAATGGTGCCTTTCCGGTGGGCGCACCTATGCCGAGTGTGGAGGTTTAATGTACCTTACAGAGGGTATCAGTGATTTTGAGGATAATTTTTATCCAATGGCCGGGGTCTTCCCAACAAGGGCCACGATGAGAAAGAAGCGGATGCGACTTGGTTACAGGGAGATTCTTCTCTTGGAGGATTCCATTGCCGGGGAGAAGGGTACCCGGGTGAGGGGTCACGAGTTCCACTACTCGGATATAGATCCCATGCCTGAAAATATCGAGCGTATATACAGGGTTGCCTATCCCCCGGGGATTGAGACCAGAGGGGGTTACAGATACCTGAACACCCTTGGCAGCTATGTCCACCTTTACCTTGGAGGCAGAGGGTTTTATAGTGGATAA
- the hflX gene encoding GTPase HflX — MRLIHTHLRDEPLNQDDLTDLALLRLDMIAAISIKGALPDRVYVAYLLPDGDGKPYEVLAPQSFHSFRFDFLPSVRAIEEEMERRNLISQDDPRERAILISASARPRYEQEESIEELSELAGSADVLVLGSIIQRLKEINPRYLMGTGKLKDLIIDALTKSATLLIFDQDLSPSQMKAITELTELKVIDRSQLILDIFARRAHSRDGKVQVELAQLKYRLPRLSGKGTAMSRLTGGIGGRGPGEMKLEIDRRRVRDRIHLLERELKKLSEARKQRKHRRIERDIPIVSIIGYTNAGKSTLLNNLTNSRTFTEKRMFATLDTASRRLRFPKEREVIITDTVGFIRDLPKDLMTAFRSTLEELEDADLLIHLVDASSDRFEQHIESVERLMDELGLSGKHRLLVFNKIDRVPVEEINNLCNRYGAIAVSAMDNRTFLPLLESIEGYLWSDKLAKAMG, encoded by the coding sequence ATGAGGCTCATCCATACGCACCTCAGGGATGAACCACTCAACCAGGACGATCTCACAGACCTTGCCCTCCTGAGGCTCGATATGATTGCTGCAATAAGTATAAAGGGTGCGCTTCCTGACAGGGTCTATGTTGCTTATCTGCTACCTGATGGAGATGGCAAACCCTATGAAGTACTGGCCCCTCAGAGTTTTCACTCTTTCCGGTTTGATTTCCTGCCCTCTGTCCGTGCGATTGAAGAGGAGATGGAGCGCCGCAATCTCATATCACAGGATGACCCGAGGGAAAGGGCGATCCTCATAAGTGCTTCAGCAAGGCCAAGGTATGAGCAGGAGGAATCCATTGAGGAGCTGAGTGAATTAGCCGGATCTGCTGATGTCCTGGTCCTCGGTTCAATCATCCAGAGACTGAAGGAGATAAACCCCCGTTACCTTATGGGGACCGGTAAGCTGAAAGACCTGATAATCGATGCCCTTACAAAAAGTGCAACGCTTCTGATATTTGACCAGGACCTTTCTCCCTCACAGATGAAGGCGATAACGGAACTTACGGAACTGAAGGTTATAGACCGTTCCCAGCTCATCCTCGACATCTTTGCCAGAAGGGCCCACAGCCGTGACGGTAAGGTGCAGGTGGAGCTTGCACAACTGAAATACAGGTTGCCGAGACTCTCCGGTAAGGGTACTGCCATGAGCCGTCTTACAGGTGGCATCGGCGGAAGAGGACCTGGTGAGATGAAGCTTGAGATAGACAGACGAAGGGTGCGTGACAGGATACACCTGCTTGAGCGGGAGCTGAAAAAACTCTCCGAGGCAAGAAAGCAGCGAAAACACCGCAGGATCGAGAGAGACATTCCGATAGTCTCTATTATCGGATATACAAATGCCGGCAAGTCCACCCTGCTGAATAACCTTACCAACAGCAGGACATTCACTGAAAAGAGGATGTTTGCCACGCTCGACACTGCAAGCCGGAGATTGAGGTTTCCAAAGGAGCGGGAAGTTATAATTACAGATACGGTCGGGTTCATAAGAGACCTTCCCAAAGACCTTATGACTGCATTCAGGTCGACCCTTGAAGAGCTTGAGGATGCAGACCTCCTTATCCACCTTGTTGATGCATCGAGTGACAGGTTTGAGCAGCACATAGAGTCCGTTGAGAGGCTGATGGATGAATTGGGACTCTCCGGCAAGCACAGGTTGCTGGTCTTTAACAAGATTGACAGAGTTCCGGTGGAGGAGATTAACAACCTTTGCAACAGGTATGGGGCAATAGCTGTCTCAGCCATGGACAACAGAACATTTCTGCCCCTCCTTGAGTCAATTGAGGGGTATCTGTGGAGTGATAAGTTGGCAAAGGCCATGGGTTAG
- the hemE gene encoding uroporphyrinogen decarboxylase yields the protein MNDTFLRACRGEDVDYTPVWIMRQAGRYLPQYQRVRTKVNFLTLCKTPELAAEVTLQPVDLLGVDAAILFSDILIPLEAMGMKLRFYENKGPVMSNPVRKANDVGRLRVPVPEESVPFVLETIRILKKELRRKVPLIGFAGAPFTLATYMIEGGGSKNFINTKTMMYREPEAFHALMKKITDTTIAYLSSQIKAGAQAVQVFDSWAGALAPDDYRVYSLPYVKETIKALIPLGVPVIYFVNNCGGLLEQARTSGADVIGIDWRVDIGRAIKRLGSKVSVQGNIDPCTLFSSEDVLRSKAGDILKKGRAARGHIFNLGHGILPQTSPDMAKALVDIVHELSGK from the coding sequence ATGAACGATACTTTTCTCAGGGCCTGTCGTGGCGAAGATGTGGATTATACACCTGTCTGGATAATGCGTCAGGCAGGCAGGTACCTGCCCCAGTATCAGAGGGTAAGGACCAAGGTGAACTTTCTTACACTCTGCAAAACCCCGGAACTCGCTGCCGAGGTGACGCTTCAGCCCGTGGACCTGCTGGGTGTTGATGCTGCCATACTCTTTTCCGACATCCTGATTCCCCTTGAGGCCATGGGGATGAAGCTCAGGTTTTATGAGAATAAGGGGCCTGTCATGAGTAATCCGGTAAGAAAAGCGAACGATGTCGGGAGGTTGAGGGTGCCTGTGCCTGAGGAGAGTGTCCCTTTTGTCCTTGAGACAATCAGGATACTCAAGAAGGAATTGAGGAGGAAGGTTCCTCTTATAGGTTTTGCAGGTGCCCCTTTCACACTTGCCACATACATGATCGAAGGCGGCGGATCAAAGAACTTTATTAATACCAAAACCATGATGTACAGGGAGCCCGAGGCCTTCCATGCCCTGATGAAAAAGATAACGGATACTACAATAGCCTATCTCTCGTCACAGATAAAGGCAGGTGCACAGGCAGTGCAGGTTTTTGACTCCTGGGCAGGTGCCCTTGCCCCGGATGATTACAGAGTATATTCATTACCGTATGTGAAAGAAACCATTAAGGCGCTCATACCGCTTGGAGTGCCTGTAATCTACTTTGTCAATAACTGCGGGGGGCTGCTTGAACAGGCGCGTACATCCGGTGCCGATGTCATAGGTATAGACTGGAGGGTTGATATAGGCAGGGCGATAAAGCGTCTTGGTTCAAAAGTCTCTGTTCAGGGCAACATTGACCCGTGTACTTTATTTTCCTCAGAAGATGTGCTGCGTTCAAAGGCCGGGGATATACTGAAGAAGGGCCGTGCAGCAAGGGGGCATATATTCAATCTCGGACACGGCATACTTCCCCAGACCTCTCCTGATATGGCAAAGGCCCTTGTTGATATTGTTCATGAATTGAGCGGAAAATAA
- a CDS encoding radical SAM protein — translation MIGRRLIKKTEALLGKEEGTVYKDPGGRVNVCLVYPNTYHVGMSSLGFQGIYSILNSRDDTVCERAFLPDESDLIEFERTGSELFSLESKRPLSRFDIVAFSVSFENDYPSIPLMLRLARIGAFSSGRKEREPLLLLGGVCAMFNPEPLSDFFDLIFIGEADGSLDELIEEYKGSEDKGSFLRAISEKEGFYVPGRYEIIYSDDGKIKERRTTGAFPRTIRKRTERVLNGRLRPAITTPETEFSNMYLIEAMRGCVWSCRFCVAGHIYNPPRHKDIGILKQEIDLAMETTGRVGLIGPSLTDYRYAIEALQIEGVDFSITSLRATPKAEKLLSLMKGHRSISIAPEAGTERLRRIINKRITEEDIMETAELILRHDIQTLRLYFMIGLPFETEEDINGIIDLAKKIRSLNTRGTIVLSTSTFVPKPFTPFQWHPMTAEKTIKARLKMIKSGLNIKGIRVFHDVIKYAFMQGVFSRGDRRLSRVLHDMKEHGRWKESTRNAGVDPDFYLFRERMFEEILPWDFIDAGISKEALWGEYMKARESAGLH, via the coding sequence AACTCAAGGGATGACACAGTATGCGAAAGGGCATTTCTGCCTGATGAATCAGACCTGATAGAGTTTGAGCGTACAGGCTCCGAGCTCTTCTCACTCGAGTCAAAGAGGCCACTTAGCAGGTTTGATATCGTTGCCTTCTCTGTATCCTTTGAAAACGACTATCCATCCATCCCGCTGATGCTGAGACTTGCACGGATAGGAGCCTTCAGCTCAGGGCGCAAGGAGAGGGAGCCTTTACTCCTCCTTGGAGGGGTATGTGCGATGTTCAACCCGGAACCCCTTTCAGATTTTTTTGACCTCATATTCATAGGTGAGGCAGACGGCAGCCTTGACGAACTAATAGAGGAATATAAAGGATCTGAAGATAAAGGGTCATTTCTCAGGGCAATCTCTGAAAAAGAGGGTTTTTATGTCCCGGGAAGGTATGAGATCATATACTCTGATGACGGGAAGATAAAAGAAAGAAGAACTACAGGAGCCTTCCCCCGGACAATAAGGAAGAGGACGGAGAGGGTACTGAACGGCAGACTCAGGCCGGCCATCACCACACCGGAGACAGAGTTTTCAAACATGTATCTCATTGAGGCCATGAGGGGATGTGTCTGGAGTTGCAGGTTCTGCGTTGCCGGACATATATATAATCCTCCACGGCACAAGGACATAGGGATATTGAAACAGGAGATAGACCTTGCCATGGAGACTACAGGCAGGGTCGGGCTGATCGGGCCTTCACTAACCGACTATCGTTATGCAATAGAGGCCTTGCAGATAGAGGGGGTGGACTTCTCCATTACCTCCCTGCGGGCAACACCAAAGGCGGAAAAGCTCCTCTCCCTCATGAAAGGACACCGCAGCATATCAATAGCACCGGAAGCGGGCACCGAACGTTTAAGAAGAATAATCAACAAGAGGATCACTGAAGAGGATATCATGGAGACGGCAGAACTGATACTCCGGCATGATATTCAAACCCTCAGGCTCTATTTTATGATCGGTCTGCCATTTGAGACAGAGGAGGATATAAACGGGATAATCGATCTTGCCAAAAAGATCCGCTCACTAAACACGCGGGGCACCATAGTCCTGAGCACAAGCACCTTTGTTCCAAAACCTTTTACGCCCTTCCAATGGCATCCCATGACAGCGGAGAAGACGATCAAGGCCAGGCTGAAAATGATCAAGTCAGGCCTGAACATAAAGGGGATCAGGGTATTTCACGACGTTATAAAATACGCCTTTATGCAGGGTGTGTTTTCAAGGGGTGACCGGAGGCTCTCCAGGGTATTGCATGACATGAAAGAACACGGCAGGTGGAAAGAGTCGACCAGGAATGCCGGAGTGGACCCTGACTTTTATCTCTTCAGGGAGAGGATGTTTGAAGAGATACTGCCATGGGACTTTATTGATGCAGGCATTTCAAAGGAGGCACTGTGGGGGGAATATATGAAGGCACGGGAGTCAGCGGGCCTTCACTGA
- a CDS encoding tRNA1(Val) (adenine(37)-N6)-methyltransferase, with product MDNLTLDSICGVRLYQRMEGYRFSLDSVLLAGFAGCSRGVRRVADLGAGSGVVGLVLAMRYPWTEVLLIEIQEGLSALAQRNVELNQLGHRVQVLRADISSILHENSPDFIEGFDAVVSNPPFRKPGTGRISPYSERAIARHEIKLTLTDLIRTSSALLKGRGRFFMVYHPCRFSEVINTMKEFFLEPKRVRFVHPDNTSEAAIVLIEAVKGGGVELKVENPLFVYERDGLYTEEMDAFYSV from the coding sequence GTGGATAACCTTACCCTTGACAGTATTTGTGGAGTCAGATTATACCAGAGGATGGAGGGGTACAGGTTCTCCCTTGATTCCGTATTGCTTGCCGGTTTTGCAGGATGTTCCAGAGGAGTCAGGAGGGTGGCTGACCTTGGTGCCGGCTCCGGTGTGGTGGGGCTTGTTCTTGCAATGAGATACCCGTGGACAGAGGTGCTGTTGATTGAGATTCAGGAGGGGCTTTCCGCTCTTGCACAAAGGAATGTAGAGCTCAATCAGCTCGGACATAGGGTTCAGGTGCTGAGGGCTGATATATCATCTATCCTTCACGAGAACTCTCCTGATTTCATAGAGGGGTTTGATGCCGTTGTATCAAATCCACCCTTCAGAAAGCCCGGCACGGGCAGGATAAGTCCTTACAGTGAAAGGGCTATAGCGAGACACGAGATCAAGTTGACCCTGACAGACCTCATCAGGACATCGTCAGCGCTCTTAAAGGGCAGGGGGCGGTTTTTTATGGTCTATCACCCGTGCCGGTTCAGTGAAGTAATAAATACAATGAAAGAGTTTTTCCTTGAGCCGAAGAGGGTCAGGTTTGTCCATCCCGACAATACCTCAGAGGCTGCAATAGTACTCATTGAGGCAGTCAAGGGCGGAGGGGTAGAACTAAAAGTGGAAAACCCTCTATTTGTATATGAAAGGGATGGTTTATACACAGAGGAGATGGATGCATTCTATTCCGTTTAG
- a CDS encoding radical SAM protein: MEFNPKWIAWEITRRCNLRCLHCRSASETVVQEHPDFSTEAAFRVLDDISGYCKPVIVLSGGDPLMRRDVFDIARYGTEKGLRMCLATNGVLVDDGKCREMKAAGIKIVSLSLDGSTAEVHDNFRGQAGAFEGALRAAELFRRHGIEFIINSSFTKRNQEDIPHVYRLAKSLGATAWYMFMIVPTGRGEEMMKELISKEDYEEILQWHYRMEKDEREMLVRPTCAPHYYRIVRQKAREDGEGFERRSLKFSTGGAKGCIAGQVICLIDVDGNVLPCSYFPLPAGNIFRQSFRDVWENSELFRELRDFKSYKGRCGSCEYINVCGGCRARAYAVSGDYLDEEPFCGYMPKRMRG, translated from the coding sequence ATGGAATTCAATCCAAAGTGGATTGCCTGGGAGATAACACGGAGGTGTAATCTCAGGTGCCTGCATTGCCGCTCTGCCTCAGAGACAGTTGTGCAGGAGCACCCGGATTTCTCAACAGAGGCTGCCTTCAGGGTACTGGACGATATCTCGGGTTATTGCAAACCTGTTATTGTGCTTTCAGGTGGTGACCCCCTCATGCGCAGAGACGTCTTTGATATAGCGAGGTATGGGACGGAAAAGGGTTTAAGGATGTGCCTTGCAACAAACGGTGTTCTGGTAGATGACGGGAAGTGCAGAGAGATGAAGGCCGCAGGGATAAAGATAGTTTCCCTGAGCCTTGATGGTTCTACTGCAGAGGTGCATGACAACTTCCGCGGGCAGGCTGGTGCCTTTGAGGGCGCGCTAAGGGCTGCAGAACTGTTCAGGAGGCACGGGATAGAGTTTATTATAAATTCCTCTTTCACAAAACGTAACCAGGAGGATATCCCCCATGTATACAGGCTTGCCAAAAGCCTTGGTGCCACGGCATGGTACATGTTCATGATCGTGCCTACCGGAAGGGGTGAAGAGATGATGAAGGAACTCATCTCAAAAGAAGATTACGAAGAGATACTTCAGTGGCATTACCGGATGGAGAAGGATGAACGGGAGATGCTCGTACGTCCGACCTGTGCACCCCATTACTACAGGATCGTCCGGCAGAAGGCCCGTGAGGATGGAGAAGGATTTGAGAGGAGGTCCCTCAAGTTTTCAACCGGTGGTGCCAAGGGCTGCATTGCAGGTCAGGTTATATGCCTTATAGATGTGGATGGCAATGTACTGCCCTGCAGTTACTTTCCCCTGCCGGCGGGTAATATATTCAGACAGTCATTCAGGGACGTATGGGAGAACTCCGAGCTCTTCAGGGAACTGAGGGATTTTAAGAGCTATAAAGGCCGCTGCGGCTCCTGTGAGTATATAAATGTCTGCGGTGGATGCCGGGCAAGGGCGTACGCAGTCTCCGGAGATTACCTTGATGAAGAGCCCTTCTGTGGTTATATGCCTAAGAGAATGAGGGGGTAA